The DNA window GCCTACGGTGATATCGGCGTGGGCGCCACAGCGCGGCCCACCGCGCCAGAGAGCTACGCAGGGAGCGGGGAGGGGGATTCCAGCTAAACGCCCCACCCGCGCCTGCGCCGGCATTGCACAAAACGCCAGGCGGACCACCCGCGCAAGGCCGACGCCAGGCGCGCCACAGCTCCCGCTGACCCCGCTTTTGCTGTTAGCCTCCGCGCATCTCGACAAGGATGTTGTTATGCGCCACCTACCTTTGCTGCTCTGCTTGGCCGGTTTTAACGCGTCGGCGCAGGACATTCACAAGTGCGTGAACGGCAAGGAAATCACCTATCAGTCAGAGCCGTGCGGCCCTGATCAAACCTATGTCAAGACGTGGGGGACGGAGGGCAGCAGCAGCCCTGCTTACGGAAAGGTGCGGTCTTTGCCGCCGCCCGCCGTTGACTCTGGATACCTCGCAAGGCAGGCCAGGCGGGCGCGGAACGGAGCAGGGCCAGGCACGGTGATCCGACCGACTGGCAGCTCACAAACGAGCTGCGAGGATATGAAGCGCATGCGGGACGCCTATCTCGAAAGCGACTATGGCAGGAATACGGGGTACGACGGCCGTCGAGCTTGGCAGGATCGGGTCTACGACGCCTGTAAATAAATGAAAAAGGCCCCTCGCGGGGCCTCGTTCATTTCTGGCGATCGCCAGCGTCTCAGCCGACAGTGACGCCGCCGACCCGGAAGTCGGCCAACTCGATCACCACGACCTTCACCGGCTGACGGCCTCGGGCGGCCTGGGCGGCTTCCCGGCGGTTCCGGGCAGAGCTGGCCCGATCCGTACCGGCTTCCCGCCACAACAGCCCGCGCAAGCGCTCCGGGCTCACGCGTTCGCCACCGGGCCCGACCAGATCACGGCCACGTAAGCGCCAACCGGACCAGGGGCCAGTGAGGTTGAAATGGTTGTGGGCCTGTTGCTGCAGCAACGCGGCGGCGCAGTCGTTCGGGCATTTCTGGCCCTCAGACCAGCACGGGGGACGATTCGTCACGGTGACCTCCTGTCGGTGTGAGTACCGCCAGGAGAGCACGCAGGAAACGCACCAATCGCGACCAGATGCCCAGGCATCTAATTTCGCATAATGCATATTATGTTCTCGTGCGTTGCGATCCTGGGCCGCTTCTTTGCTGGTCTCGTTCCGTGCGTCTTTCGCGCGCTACCGTTGGCAACACAGGCAACCACAAGGAGTGTGACGCGTGAACCATGACTTCACGGACGAATGGTACGGATGGCGGCTGCGAGGTCGCCATCTCGTTTCAGAGGACGGCCAACGCATGACGGTCGAGCGCCTGCGCGGTCTGATGTGGCGCGATCAGATGGAACTGCGGCTAGCGGGCTTTGCCTCGCGGAACGCGGCTGAGCGCGCCAAGCGTGCGCCGGGCCGGGGCTTCAAGGTCAAGGTCGTCGTGATCGAGCTGGCCGACTTCCGTGTAGGCGGCGTCACGGCCGGCTGAGACGCTGGCGATCGCCAGAAATGAACGAGGCCCCCAACCGGGGGCCTTTTTCTTATCCTAGCTTCGACTACCGGGGGGCTTATGGAAGAGAGACGACACATCATCAGAAGCGATGAAGCCACAAAATGGGGCTGGCTTGGCCCCGGCCTGACCGTCTTTGTATTGATCGGGCTGGTCGGAACCGCAATAGCGACCGCTTACATCATCGGAAAGCAGCAGGCAGCCGCCAAGGACAGACAGGCCGCCCTACTGGCTTCACGTGCCCTGGCGGAAAAGCAAGGTGTCCGAAAGCAGTTCGACGCACTACGAGCCGAGCGCGACACGCTTCGCGCTGACGTAGCTCGACTCTACGCCGAGCTGGAAAAGCTTAGGCGGCAGCAACAGCCCGAGCCTAGCGCCGCCTCCCGATGCATCAACGGCCAACGGCTGATAAAGCGCGGCGCCGAATGGTCCGATAGCGGCCCCTGCTAGACACGACGAAAAGGCCTCCAATCGGGGGCCTTCTCGTTGGTGTTGTCGATCGGCGACCCTCGGAAAGCATTACGGGGCAAGGCTTTCAGCGGACCACTCCCCGCGGTCGAGCTCTCGGCGCCGAAAAGCGGGTCAGCGGGAGCGGTGGCGCGCCTGGTGCCGCACTGACGCGGGTGGTCCGTCTGGCGTTTCGTGCAATGCCGGCGCAGGCGCGGGTGAGGCGTTTAGCTGGAATTCCCGGCCGGCTCCGACGCGGGCACGGCAAGGTCGCCATACGTGCTGATCTGCCCTGCCCTCAGAACGGCGCCCGCGCTCGCCTGGGGCGCGTTCGGCGCTGACGGTGGCGACGGTGCGGGCTCATCCTGCCGCGCAGCCTGGGGCGCGGCGGCGAGCTGCCTGTAAGGGTTATAGACCGGGCCATCCCGAGCGATGCGCCGGCACTCGCCCTGACTAATGTCGTAGCGCGTGCCCTGCTCCGTCAGGCAGGTGCAACTCGCGTCGCGGTGGCCGCCGTCCGCATCGGTGCCGGCCTCCGCGGACATGCAGAGCAACTGAGGATCGGCCGTGGGCTGGCGCTGGTCAAAAACGGGCGCGGTCCAGGGCATGGTGGCGAAACGCGGAAGATGCGCCTTGGCGTAGTCGCCGGGGGTGTCGTAGTGGACGCCGGCCGCGTCCGGCGCGCCCCCACGCGTGCCGCGCGGAGCCGCGCCAGCCACGCCCGCCGAGGCGGACTTATTCTCGGCGGCGAACTTCTCGATCTTCGACTCATAGCTGTGCTTGAGGTAGAGCGAGCCGCAGAGCAGCAGAAAGAGCAGAACTGCAATCCAGCGCAGCCACATCGGCACGTGCAGCCGGCTCGTATTGAGAACCGTAGACGTGTAGTACTGAAAAACATCGTTGGGGCGAATCCACTGCGACTCATCGGAGCAGGCCGCCTTAACGTTCCCCTGGTACGAACTCCAGCGCTTGAGCGTGGTGGCCTTCCCGAAGCGGCGCTTAACGTGCACGTGTTCTTCGTAGAGGCCACGGAGGAACGGATCGAGCTGCAAGCCCTGTTGCGCGATCAGGATGAAGTCGAAGCCGCGATGACGATGCCGCGCCATCGCATCCACGTGACCGGGGACCTTCGATCCCGCATTTCGGTTCGGAAACGTCCCATAGCACTCGTCCAGCACGACGACAGAGCCATCGGGCAAAGACTGCCAGTCCTGCGGGTTGTCGATCGGCTTGAAGCCAAGCTGATCATAGGCAAGGTCTTTGATGCCGTGCGCGTAGACCTCACGCCCTTCCTTCTTGAGCTTCATCGCGCGCCAAAGCGCATAAGCCGTTTTTCCGTGGCCCGGCTGGCCGGTGACGAGCATCAGCATGTTCTGTTACCCCAGCTTGGCAAGCATGACTTTTTGCGTGGCCTTGGCCGCCATCGCCGAGAGAATCAGCGTAATGGCGATATCGAGTTTCAAGGCGCCGAAATAGGCGATTAGTAGCGAAGGCAGCGTGCCAACCTTGACTTGAATCAGGCCGATCAAGGCGGGGAACGCAATCTCTTTGACCGCCGCGCCGATGCCGATAGCGAGAAGGACGCGGCCAACGATTCCAGGCAGATAGGTTCGAAGTGCGTTGAGTAGCGCGGAGACGAGCGCGCCGATAATCAAAGGCATGGTCAGGGCCTCGCGAGAATGAAAATGGCGGTGACGAGCGCAAATACGTTGAACACGATTCCGGCCCAGCTAATGAGGGTGCACCACGACGCAGGAGGCGACGCCAGTTCACTCATGAATCCGCCAGTGAGAGCGCTACCGCCCGACGTAACGCCGAAGCCCGGACAAGTGCCGCCACCACCGACGAAGCCGGATGCATTAAGGCCACTCCCGTCGAGGCGCTGAGAAGGCGCCCATATATTCGTGTCGCCGGGTGCGCCGCCGGCGCCGGGGTCTTGGCTCATGCCTGGAACTTTCGTCCAGTCGGGTTGCTGCCCTGCACCGCCAACTGTGCCGCCCGCGTTGGCCTCCATCCGCTCAAGCGCGCAGCGCATGCGCCACGTTTGCAGGAGGCTGGCGTATTCCATTGCGTTGCACTTTTCACCCGTGCAAACCGGCATCGCATTGCAGGCGCCGCCTGTGATGTTCTCGTTTCGCCGCGTGTTGCAGTCTATGCGCCATTGGATGCGCGCCTGACCGCAGAGGATGTTGTCGCCGGAACACTGCGGCGGGTTCTTACAATCGTCGCCGCCAGAGAACTTGCCGTCGTCCTCGCCGGGGTCGGGATCGCCGTCGCCGTCGCCGTCTTTCTTGCAACTGCCGTCCTGGCCGCGCACCTGTCCGGCCGGGCATTTGCCGTCATCGACGCAACTTCCGTCCGGCCCCTTGGTCTGGCCGGCGGGACACTCTTCTTTGTTCGGGGTGCACTTGCCTTGAGAGTCCATATGCTGGCCGTTCGGGCACTGCTGGTCCGGAACGCACTTGCCTTCCTCCAGCCTCGTACCTGTAGGACACTCGGGCGGGCCGTCCGGCAAACAGTTCACGGACATGAGAGAGGACGCAACGCCACCGCCGGGCACGTAGCCGGGCGGACACTTATAGTCCCACACGTCGCACGACCGACCGGTCGCAACTTTCTTTGGTGGATTTTTTCCATCGTTGAAAAAGCGATGCTCGCACCCCGCGTCGCACCTCATGGTGCCGTTGATCGCGACGCTGTTAGATAGCCTTTCACCCAGCGACGAGCAGGTGTTGTTGTAGTAACGGGTATACGCGGCAACGCCAGTGCTATTAGTAGGCGATAGGCAAATCTTGACCGCAACAGCGGACGGCGGAGGATCATTGGTGAGGCCGCAAACCACCCAGTCGGGATAGCTCGGGTTCCCGGCATCCACGCGTCCACGCGCGGCGGCGAACGCCGCCGCTGCGGCATCGCCTTCATTTGCGCAACCGTCATCCACGCTCAATGAATACGACTTAGAACAGGTTCCGGTGGTCGCGAATGCGGCAGGCGCAGCGAGAACGGAAAGAAGGGCGAGAAAGATCAGGAGCGCTTGGCGCATGACTAGCCCTCAAATGCGAGCCAAGCGAATCCGAGAAGCGCGAGCATCACGAAATAGCCTGCGTATTCCATAACGAACACAGGGGCGGTTGCCCGCCCCTGCCCTATGTCGATTAGTTGGCGACTCGCTTGCCGGAGCGAACCATGAGGACGATGCCGGCGATGCCGAGGACAATGCCGCCGATCAGCAGCAGCTCGGGCTTATCGACGCCGGAACTGACGGCCTCGGCCATTGCGCCGGCGTTGGCGGCGGCGGCGAAAGCGGTCAGGGACAGCGCGGTCAGGCCCTGCTTGACGCGGGTGGCGATCTTGGTGTGCATGGTGGTATCTCCTAAACATTGGCAGTGCGACGAGCCTGCTTGATGTAGAACCCGATAGCCCAAGCGCCGATGATCACAGCGGACACTTGGATGCCTTCGACAACGTCGAGCGCAGGCGGAAAACTCGACGCAGGACCGTAGAAGGGCGCTGCGCACTCACCGGTTGCGGCGTTGTAGTCCGCTGCCTTGCAGTACTGGACTAGGAACTGTGCGGGTTGCTCTTCCATGATCGTTCTCGGTATCAGGCCGCCCGCCGCGAGCGACGGTCGGCCTACTGGCGGTTACTTGGTGGTCGGGACCGGCGGCGGCGTATCGACGCGCTTGCCGAGGCGAACGCGGGAAAGGATCAGGTTGCCGTGCTTGTCGTTGCCGAACGAATCGCCAGCCAGCTCATAACGACCCGGCTGGAATTCCTTGCCGACCTCGACATTAAGCTTGAACGGGCGCGGATAGTCGGACCCGGTATCGAGCGCGGCCTGCTGATCTCCGTACATGCGATCGCGGTACGGCCGCTGGTTGGTAACGGTGGTGCTCTTCACGACGACGTGCATGGCTTTATCTCCTGGTTGTGGCGGTTGCGCTCAAGCCAGAGCGCCCACCGGATCGCGGCGGTCAACATGACCGAGCCCTTCTCGTAGGTATTGCATGAGGTGTTCACTACCGAATCCCTTGAATATGCCGGGAACACCTGGGCGGCAGAGGGCTTCGCGGATGTAGGCGTCCGCGTCATCGCCAAAGACTTGGTGCACCAGGGTCAACGACCGACCCACCTGATTTTTGATAAAGCGCACCCAAGCGACCGCCGTCGCCTCGACCTTCGCGCGCACAGTGCGTAGTCGTTCGGTCACGTCAGCAGGAATCGCTTCGCACACGTTGTACGCAGCGCGCAGGTACGCGAGCGGCTGCAAGAGCATCTCGGGCGGAAGCTGCTGACGCTTGGAGTAGAAGCGCACTTCCACGCGAACCCACGGGCTATCGGGGTCGCCCTGCTCCCTGCCCTTGTGGTAAACGCAAAGCTCTTTGTGCCCCTTCTGGCCGGCGTAGAACGTGCACCCTGCTCCGCTGCCGTGGTCAGTGAGGTAACGGGTTTTGGGTGGTTTCCCTGGCCCATTGGCGCGCACGACCAGTTCGCCGGCTTGCACGGCCTCATGCATATCGCGCGGGTCGAAGTACTGGCCGAGGTAGTCATCGAACGCTAGATCGCAACGCGTGATGCGCGCGCCCAGTTGCAGCAGGCCGTGCACGGCGCGCTGCCAGTCGGTGATGCACGCGGTGCCCGCACCGGTCAACGACACGTGCGCGGTGTCGTTGTTGCCGCCGATGCCAACCTTGCCGGCGACTTCGCCACCAGGGCCGATGACCAGGGCGCTGTTGGTGTAGCCCTGGAAGCCTGCGCCGGAAAGCTCTGTAGCGGTCAGGCCACAGGCACGCCCGAACAGCATGGCGATCAGCTTCGCGGCGAATTCCTCTTCGCCGACCAACTCAAGCAGTCCCGTTGCGTCGCTTAGCGTCAACGACAGGTAGTCCACCAAAGCGCCGACACCGGGATCACCCTTGGGAATAGAACGCCTCGGCTTCGTGAGGCTGCCTCGGCGCTTGGGGATCAGTGCATTTTGGCCCGTGTTACTACACGGGCTTTTCGCCCCCCGGTCGCTGGGGGCATATTCGGTACACGCCCAACAGCAGCCGTCGCCGAAGTAGTGGTCGGCAGTCATGCCGCAGCGCCAGCAATAGTCATTGCTCACCGCAACGAGCCCCGAGCCGTCAGCCATGACGAATCTTCCCGTTACAGCGGTGCAGGCGGTCGCCGCAGCGATAACAGATGACACCGGGGACCCGGCCGGCGTCGGACGCATCGCCGTAGTGATGGCCGAACAGCTCGCAGAGAACTCGGCGGAACAGGTTACGCATGGCGCTTGCCCTCCTTGGCGCTACCAGTGCGGTGAGCATTGCGCATCGGCGTCGCGGCGGTCGCGACGTGCACGAGCGACTCGCGCTCGCAGGCGATGAACGTGTCGCGCCAGAAGTCGCGCAATGCGCGCTCATCGGCGACGGTGACGAAGTCGAGTTGGTCGCCCTTGAGGTAGCGCGATGCTGCGGCGCTAGCGACCTCGTATTGATCCCACGCCAGCTCGGCGAGCGTGGTGCTGATGTGCTGCATCCCGTTCGCGGGATAGCCATTGCGCGAAAAGATCATCTCCCCTGCCCCTCCATAGAGGCAGGAACGGCGGCACCGACTGGGGAGGGCGCCGGGCCCCGTCCCTGCCGGCAGCCCATTTAGCTACGGGTGTAGACGCTAGCCGGCTACAGCCGTAGCCGTCAACGGGTGTAGGCTACGGCCGTCATCTCACTCGCGGAGACAGTCTTATGGATTGGGTCGCTTTTTTTGAGGCCACCAGAGTGGCCGCTCGCGTGAAGAACTTCGCCGAACTGGCTCCGCTCCTGGGGATCAGCGATGGGGCTATTTCCCACTATCGCACCGGCAAAAGGCTACCAACGGCCTGGATCATCGCCGATTGCCTGAGAATCCAAGGGCATTCCTCCCCCGAAAAAGAGGCGGCCAAAATCCTCAAAGTGGCCGCGCACACATCGGAAGAGCGTGCCTTTTGGCGGCGTCTATCAGCGACGGCGGCGGCCCTGATGCTATGCGCAATGCCGTTCTCCGCCCCGACCTCTACTATCAATCACTTAGCGTCGGCGGCGTCCGAGCAATGCATATTATGTTATCAGGCCCGGCACCACCCAGACTTCGCTCGATTTACCCAACCACCCCGGACATGAGCTGCCCAGCTCGCCGTCTTGCGGCCACGGGAAACGGTGCCCCCCCCCAGCTACGCGGCCTGCGTCGGCACCTCCAACGTCAACGGCAACATCCAGAACGCCATCGACCGTCGACCCGACTCGGTCACCCAGGCAGCACAGTCGACTTCTAGGCCCCAGCGCGCCGGCGCAGCGCGGAATCTCGATCTGGTCGGTGCGCCGGGCTGCGCTCACGCATAACCGTACCCAAAGGTCCGCACTCGGACTCACCATCCCGATGATTTCGCCCCGAACGTCAACGGCAACATCCAGAACGCCATCGACCGTCGACCCGACTCGGTCACCCAGGCAGCACAGTCGACTTCTAGGCCCCAGCGCGCCGGCGCAGCGCGGAATCTCGATCTGGTCGGTGCGCCGGGCTGCGCTCACGCATGACCGTACCCAAAGGTCCGCACTCGGACTCACCATCCCGATGATTTCGCCCCGAATGCGTTCGCCCCGAATGCACGGGCGACACGCCTTTAACTGGCGATGGATCGCCGGGTGGCCGGCCGATCACTCCAGGCTCCGCAGGCAGCGGATACCGATTCGTTACGCGTCACGGCCCGTGCCGATCCTTACCCTCCGCATTGCCAACGCCGAACAAAACTTCGCATAATGTTTCCAGGTCGACCGCGTTGATGGCGAGCATCCGGCCTAGGTTGCAGCACCATCGGCGACTGCCGCAGCACGATCAGCAGACAGGGTGACGATATGACCGGAGAACACCCGATCCGGGTCCGACTCGAGCAGGACGAGGACTATGCTTTCCGTGTGGAGTTCGACGAGGCCGGGCTGGATGCCCTGCTCGTCGACGAACAACCCCCGCTCGGCGAAGGACGCGGCCCCAACCCTGCCCACCTGTTGCTCACCGGCATCGCCCATTGCCTCGCCGCAAGCCTGCTGTTCTCGCTGCGCAAGTACGGCAATGGGCCAGACAAGTTGCGCGGGGAAATCAGCGCCACCCTGATCCGAAACGCCCAAGGGCGCTGGCGTATCCCCCGCATTTCGGCGGAACTCTATTTGCCGGATGGCAACGAGCAGTACCTCCATCTCGAACGGATTCTGCAGCAGTTCGAGGAGTTCTGCATCGTCACTCAAAGCGTTCGCCAAGGCATCAACGTCGACGTCACCGTGTACGATGCGCATCGTCATCGCCTGCTCGGCGACAAGAGTTTCGAGGCCGGCTCATGAGCGACGCTGCGACGATCGCCTGTCCGCATTGCCACGCGCTGAACCGCGTTCCGCGTTCGCGTCTGCGCGACGCGCCCGGGTGCGGCCGCTGCCATAAACCGCTGTTCGCAGGCCAACCGGTCGCGCTCGATCCGCACAGTTTCGCCGTGCACGCGGAGCGGAGCGATTTGCCCTTGCTGGTCGACTTTTGGGCCCCGTGGTGCGGCCCGTGCCGGGCAATGGCGCCCCAGTTCGAGGCCGCTGCGGCGCAGCTCGAGCCCATGCTGCGCCTGGCCAAGATCGACACCGAGGCGCAGCCGGGCCTCGGTGCGAGCCACGCGGTGCGCAGCATCCCTACCCTGGCGCTGTTCCACCATGGAAAGGAACTTGCCCGGCGCTCGGGCGCGGTGTCGACCGCCGACATCGTACGCTGGGCGAGCGCCGAACTCGCCCGCGGCATGTCGCGATGAAGACCGACGCCGGAAAGGGCCGCGTGCGCTGCATTGGCGGACGCATGCTTGAGACACGCATGCTTGAGAACAGCCCGGCGCGCTGACGAACGGCCTCCCGAACGAATCCCTACCGGCTGGAGCGATCTTCGCCTGCGTTGACCCGGATCAATTCGCCCGCGCCGAGAAAACGGCACGATCGCAGCGACGACGGGAGGTGCATCGATGATGACACTGCCGCAACTGCAATCCTTCCTGCTGCTCGGTGCCTCGCTCAACTACGCGATATTGCTGCTCGGCTTCTTGGCCTGGGTGCTGATCGGCGACGCCCTTTGCCGCTTGCACGCGCGTTGGTTCACACTGGATCGCGCCCAGATTCATCAGGCGGCCTATTTGCTCTTCGGCGCATACAAGCTGGCGATCTGGCTGTTCTTCATCGTCCCTTGGCTGACCTTGTACCTGCTGCGCCAGGGCTGAGGTTCGCCCGCCTCGACCGGCGGTCTGATTTGTCCCAGCCGCCCGCCACCGCGAACGTTGAGGCCTCCTGCAGAGTCGGTACCGCTGCGAATCGCCGATGGCGACCTTTATGTCCGAACTCATCGATCGCGCACTGCAACTGCTCTACTTCATGGCCCCGGCCTATGTCGCCAACATGGCGCCGCCTTTCGTGCGCTACTGGCGGGGCTGGAATCGACCGATCCACGCGCCGAGCCTGGGCGAGCACAAGACCGTGCTCGGCTTCGCGTTCGGGGTACTGGCCGCGGTACCCATCGCGGCCGTGCAGAAAGCGCTCGCCCTTCCCGCTCCTCTCGTCGACTACACGCACTGGCCCTGGATCGGACTGGGCTTCGGTATCGGCGCGATGATCGGGGACTGCGTCAAGAGCTATTTCAAGCGGCGACGGAAGATCGCTCCCGGTGCGCCTTGGATACCGTTCGACCAGTTGGACTTCGTGCTGGGATCGCTGTTGCTGGTCGGCCCGTTCGCCGCATTGTCGGTCGCAGACGCGGTCTTCCTTCTGGCGATCTCGCTGATCGGCGACATTCTCGTCAACCGGATCGCTTTTCGGTTGGGCATCAAGACCAGTCCCTGGTGAACCGCGCCAGAAACTGGACGAAGCGGAACCGGGACAGGTCCGAGATGCCTACTTTGGCAGAGCCCTTTCCCGGCCCGCGGGTTTTCGCCGCTGGGGACGCGGCGCTCCGCCCGCTACAGGGACAGTTCGTAGATCACCTGGCTGGCGTCGTCGGGATCGACCCGGCTCTGGAAACCCAAATAGCGCGCCAGATCCCGCATCTGCACATTCTCGGCGGAATCGATCGAGCTCATGCGTCGGATTCCGCGAGCGCGGGCGACCTCGATCAAGTGGCGCATCAGCAGTGTGCCCAACCCCTTGTGCTGCCATGCGTCGCTGACTGTCACCGCGCATTCGCATTGCGTGCCTTCCTGATCGGTGCTGTAGCGGCTGACGCCGACGATGCGGTCGTGGCCGTCTTCGGCGACCACCGCAACGAAAGCGACTTCGTGCACGTAATCGACGTGGGTAAACCGCTCGAGCATCGCGTCGCTGGGGCATTTGACCTGCCCCAGAAAACGATAGCGCCTGGCCTCGGCGGACAATCCCTCGATGAACGCGCGCTCGGCCTCCTTGTCCTGCGGCAGGATCGGACGGATCAGAACATGGCTGCGATCGCGCAGCGTCTCCGACCAACGCGGATACTCCGGCCCGGCGGAAGGGGTGAACAGCAAAGGACCATGGCTCATGACGATTCTCCTGCGGTCGTGTCCGTCAAGCTAGACCCGGTGTTTCGCCGGCCGCTTGATCCAGGTCAAGCAGCGACCGGTCGGTTGCCGCCGCGCCTTGACCCGGGTCAAGCTCCACATCGATCGCCGATCCACACTGACGTCGCCGCCGGCGATTCGCGCCGGCCGGCATCGCCAATCAGGAGACGCGCCATGGCACTGCCCACCACTTGGAATCCGGTCGGCCCGCTCGCCCGGATCGATCCCTTCTTCGACGAATGGCTCAACGGACTCGGCGTCCGTCCCGCCCTGGCCAAGGAGTACGAGCGGGCGATGGAAATGCGCCTGGACGTGCGCGAGGACGAGGACCATTACAGCGTCCTCATCGACCTGCCCGGCGTCAAGAAAACCGACATCGACGTGTCCGTCGAAGGCCACCAGGTCAGCATCCGGGCGGAAGTGAACCGCGACAAGTCGGACAAAAAGGGCAAGCAGATCCATAGCGAGCGCTTCAGCGGCCAAGCGTATCGCTCGTTCCGACTGCCGCTGGAAATCGACGGCGAAAAGGCGACGGCGGCCTACGACGGCGGCGTGCTGAGCCTCAATCTGCCCAAGAAGAACGCAGCGTCCGGCAAGCGGATCTCGGTCGGCTGAACGCCGGATGCCGACGGGCCAAGCCGGGGGCGGCGAGCGCAACGCCGCTGCCGGCCCGGCGCCCGCACCGATGCGAACGGACCCGCCGCCGAGCCTGCCGTATCGCCGGATCCGTTCTGCAACGGCGCGATTTCGCTCCTGCGCCTAAAGGTCGCGGCAACGCTGATAGCGCCCCTCGCGATCGCGCAGTTGTTCCCAGCCGTTGTCGAGCCGCTTCATGGCCAACTGGCCGATGCAGGCCAGGCCGTACTGCCGCGCCGGCGCCGAGCCGTGCGCCGGCAGGCCGATCACGCTCGGCGACGGATGCGGCCGTCCCAGGCCGCGGGCCAGCACCATCGAGGCGTTGTAGTCGGTGTTCTCGCAAACCTGGCGCAGCCACGGCTGTGCCGGGTGGTGTTCGGTCAAGCGCTTGCAGTCCACCGGCCGGTAGCTGACCGTGATGGCGCGTGCCGGCGCCGCGGGACGCGGTTTCGGCGCGGACACGTGCAATTGCGCCGTCGCCAGCGCCGGCCACAAGGCCAAGACCAAGATCGGAATTCGCATCCCTGCCCCCTCAGGCGTTCTCCATCGGACCTACCGTTCCGGCGCGAGCATCCAGCCTACGACGGCGCTCGCATCTCACCGGTGCCGCGCCGTCAACGGCATTCGGCCTTGCCCGGCTGAATGCGGAATTTCTGCGGCCCCGGCATGGTCGACTTCTCGTAGATCACCTTCACCAGCACCGAACAGGTCTGCGACGACACGCGATAGCCGCCCTGGGCCCGCTCGATGCGCTCGATCGGCGCCTGCTTCAACGCTGCGGCCACGTCCTGGCTGCCGGTGACGGCCTGGATTTCGCGGCTGCTTTGCCAAAACGGCGGCAGCGCGGCCCAGGCCGGCACCGCCGAGGCCAGCAGTAGGGTCGCGATCGCCAGGCGATGAATCGTCGTGCTGCGCATGGCCCTGTCCCTCCGCCGGGCGTCGTCGTGCGCCCTCGCCCGCCGATCCTAGCGCGCTTGCGCACGCTTTGCTGCGCGCACCGCGATCCAGGATGAGCAATCGGTCGCATTCGGTCCGGCCCCGACGCAACGAGGCTGCCACATCGG is part of the Lysobacter firmicutimachus genome and encodes:
- a CDS encoding DUF3653 domain-containing protein, coding for MTNRPPCWSEGQKCPNDCAAALLQQQAHNHFNLTGPWSGWRLRGRDLVGPGGERVSPERLRGLLWREAGTDRASSARNRREAAQAARGRQPVKVVVIELADFRVGGVTVG
- a CDS encoding DUF3653 domain-containing protein, with translation MNHDFTDEWYGWRLRGRHLVSEDGQRMTVERLRGLMWRDQMELRLAGFASRNAAERAKRAPGRGFKVKVVVIELADFRVGGVTAG
- a CDS encoding zonular occludens toxin domain-containing protein codes for the protein MLMLVTGQPGHGKTAYALWRAMKLKKEGREVYAHGIKDLAYDQLGFKPIDNPQDWQSLPDGSVVVLDECYGTFPNRNAGSKVPGHVDAMARHRHRGFDFILIAQQGLQLDPFLRGLYEEHVHVKRRFGKATTLKRWSSYQGNVKAACSDESQWIRPNDVFQYYTSTVLNTSRLHVPMWLRWIAVLLFLLLCGSLYLKHSYESKIEKFAAENKSASAGVAGAAPRGTRGGAPDAAGVHYDTPGDYAKAHLPRFATMPWTAPVFDQRQPTADPQLLCMSAEAGTDADGGHRDASCTCLTEQGTRYDISQGECRRIARDGPVYNPYRQLAAAPQAARQDEPAPSPPSAPNAPQASAGAVLRAGQISTYGDLAVPASEPAGNSS
- a CDS encoding DUF2523 family protein, which codes for MPLIIGALVSALLNALRTYLPGIVGRVLLAIGIGAAVKEIAFPALIGLIQVKVGTLPSLLIAYFGALKLDIAITLILSAMAAKATQKVMLAKLG
- a CDS encoding single-stranded DNA-binding protein, producing the protein MHVVVKSTTVTNQRPYRDRMYGDQQAALDTGSDYPRPFKLNVEVGKEFQPGRYELAGDSFGNDKHGNLILSRVRLGKRVDTPPPVPTTK
- a CDS encoding replication initiation factor domain-containing protein, with translation MADGSGLVAVSNDYCWRCGMTADHYFGDGCCWACTEYAPSDRGAKSPCSNTGQNALIPKRRGSLTKPRRSIPKGDPGVGALVDYLSLTLSDATGLLELVGEEEFAAKLIAMLFGRACGLTATELSGAGFQGYTNSALVIGPGGEVAGKVGIGGNNDTAHVSLTGAGTACITDWQRAVHGLLQLGARITRCDLAFDDYLGQYFDPRDMHEAVQAGELVVRANGPGKPPKTRYLTDHGSGAGCTFYAGQKGHKELCVYHKGREQGDPDSPWVRVEVRFYSKRQQLPPEMLLQPLAYLRAAYNVCEAIPADVTERLRTVRAKVEATAVAWVRFIKNQVGRSLTLVHQVFGDDADAYIREALCRPGVPGIFKGFGSEHLMQYLREGLGHVDRRDPVGALA
- a CDS encoding DUF3693 domain-containing protein → MDWVAFFEATRVAARVKNFAELAPLLGISDGAISHYRTGKRLPTAWIIADCLRIQGHSSPEKEAAKILKVAAHTSEERAFWRRLSATAAALMLCAMPFSAPTSTINHLASAASEQCILCYQARHHPDFARFTQPPRT
- a CDS encoding OsmC family protein, which gives rise to MTGEHPIRVRLEQDEDYAFRVEFDEAGLDALLVDEQPPLGEGRGPNPAHLLLTGIAHCLAASLLFSLRKYGNGPDKLRGEISATLIRNAQGRWRIPRISAELYLPDGNEQYLHLERILQQFEEFCIVTQSVRQGINVDVTVYDAHRHRLLGDKSFEAGS
- the trxC gene encoding thioredoxin TrxC, with the translated sequence MSDAATIACPHCHALNRVPRSRLRDAPGCGRCHKPLFAGQPVALDPHSFAVHAERSDLPLLVDFWAPWCGPCRAMAPQFEAAAAQLEPMLRLAKIDTEAQPGLGASHAVRSIPTLALFHHGKELARRSGAVSTADIVRWASAELARGMSR
- a CDS encoding DUF6868 family protein codes for the protein MMTLPQLQSFLLLGASLNYAILLLGFLAWVLIGDALCRLHARWFTLDRAQIHQAAYLLFGAYKLAIWLFFIVPWLTLYLLRQG
- a CDS encoding CDP-archaeol synthase; amino-acid sequence: MSELIDRALQLLYFMAPAYVANMAPPFVRYWRGWNRPIHAPSLGEHKTVLGFAFGVLAAVPIAAVQKALALPAPLVDYTHWPWIGLGFGIGAMIGDCVKSYFKRRRKIAPGAPWIPFDQLDFVLGSLLLVGPFAALSVADAVFLLAISLIGDILVNRIAFRLGIKTSPW
- a CDS encoding GNAT family N-acetyltransferase; the encoded protein is MSHGPLLFTPSAGPEYPRWSETLRDRSHVLIRPILPQDKEAERAFIEGLSAEARRYRFLGQVKCPSDAMLERFTHVDYVHEVAFVAVVAEDGHDRIVGVSRYSTDQEGTQCECAVTVSDAWQHKGLGTLLMRHLIEVARARGIRRMSSIDSAENVQMRDLARYLGFQSRVDPDDASQVIYELSL